AAAATGGTAATAGTCATGTAAATTATATAACCCTCCGATCACGCATAGCTACAAATtcattgtataatattgttagcTGTGTGCctttatacattatttgttgtttgtGTGTGTATCGTAAAATACATGGTTTAAAATGTGATGGTCGTTCCGTCAGGTGGTGGACCCTCGGCTGGTGGCGGCGTTCGACGCGCGCGAGCTGGAGCTGGTGATCGCGGGCGCGCCCGAGCTCGACGTGGCGGACTGGCGCGCCAACACCGAGTACCGCGGCGGCTACCACGACGCGCACCCCGTCATCATATGGTTCTGGCAGGCTATCGACAGGTATGCACTATGCGCCACACTCGACCCGGATTACAAATGTTGGAGTTTTCCGAAGCAATAGTAACGGAAATAGTTTGCACCATAATCAACATGAGATAAAGTTCTACTATTTCTTTGCCCCTTTGCTTCTCAgttctagtaaaataatattgctatttGTATATATCAGATTaatctaaattttgttttaatattttggtgcCATTGCACTGTCGTAATTgatctgtttatttaaactgCATGGTGATTGCAGATTCACAAACGAGCAGCGTCTGCGGCTGGTGCAGTTCGTGACGGGCACGTCGTCGATCCCGTACGAGGGGTTCTCGGCGCTGCGCGGGTCGACGGGTCCGCGGCGGTTCTGCATCGAGCGCTGGGGCTGCGTGGAGTCGCTGCCTCGCGCCCACACCTGCTTCAACCGGCTCGACCTTGCCGCTTCCTACCCCACGCCGCAGCTGCTGCACGAGAAACTGCTGTTGGCCGTCGAAGAAACCAACACGTTCGGCATCGAGTGAAGCGGCGGCGATATCTTTTGGTCTAGAATTATTGTTCCGTGCAAATCGTAGAACGCTTCGGCGGCTCGCACGAACCGCAGTAATGTAGGTCGCGGTAGACTTAATTAGCGTTCAGTACTCACTGGCCAATACTGAAAATCTACATCCGATAAGGATTATCGGTGAGTTCGGTGACCTCGCGAACGTATTGAAAACGCATAAGCAGCTGTAAATAATCGTGACTAATATAAACACTTTTGTTGTCAATGTAAATAATAGTCAATTGATAAGGCAGACGAAGGACAAAGATAGTGTAGGGAGTGAAACATAAAGTAGATGTGCCtagatatttattgttgtaactAAATAGCCACTTATCCTACGAGGTTTGTACTTTATTAACGCTTTTATTGTAAGTGAATGTATACTGTGGCTGTGAACGGGACTCAAGTCCTGTGTTTAGATATTACGCTTTACGtcactaatttataattatatcgtAAATGTAACCTATCTATGACCCTTCATAaggatgtttaatttattggtaCAGTAGCAAATACTTGAATGTGAGTTATGGAAAATAAGTATTTCaacaaagtattataaattttgctcATGAATTCAAATTCAGCAGATATAGGAGGATTACGTACGAGAGCCCTAGTCAGTTGTGTATATTACAGTAAATGGAGAAGGACTGGTTACTGGTGGTACTGGCATTTCAAACCTCTGTCTTCTAGCTTTCCTCGCATGTTTGGGGAGCACAGCGCTGCAACCCCTTGCTAACTCGACAACATACAAAACAATGTGTACTTGTGATGTGCAAATGTTGATGTTCCTTTGTTATTAGTAGTAATTTTTCTGTATGAACTTGTGTCACTATGTATTATTTCccatatgaatataattttacatgcAGTTCTTAGAACAAACCACcaaatttgtatttcaaatgtaaataaataacttatttattgtgCTTAAGTATCCATTACAATACATAGtgtatgtttaatgtttatttttgtaagtaataGCTATATTGTGTTGAATATTTAACTAtttgtgtatttgtttattgtctgtgaattttaaataaattgtttttgtgtgaAAAATGGTGAAATGTGTCAATATACAAcattacttacaaatatttgtttgatttacCCAATATTATGAGCAACATGAGCAGCAGTGGGCTAACCACAAACCAAGAACAGATTGTGAAATCACACCCACTCCCACGCCCACCTATTACAAAACATGATCTtgcatatatttaataaaagcagATTAAGATAGTTGACACCCTTGCGTAGGCAATCAAGGGGGAGGAATGACTAGCAGGAAAAGAAAGGTAATAATGCActgaatttatgaaaataatgaagaaaaatatcacacatacaaaatgtttattttccaaGAAATTCGTGTAACAACAAAAATCAAccttgtatttttaaaaccttatcTTTTAAACATATACTATTTACAGTTCCCCAAGTCTGCATTTGTCAACACAAACTCATCTTGTTATAAAATGCAACAAGggttatttttttcacaaattacTATACTAAGTTGTGACggagttatttaattatagcaTGTCACAGTCTGCAgtttaaaatcttaattctCAAGTTAAATGAAAGCTgtgattacaatataataaaagctaCTGTAACTAGATGCATTATTTGTTTAGCAgtgtattcaaaattaaaacttaaaaatatcctCCCCCTCCACTGCGACCGGGCGGTGCTTGAGCGCAATAAGTCAACCCCCTATCATAAACCCAAATAAGTCAAGTCGATTCACCTAATAAACTGTCAACATCTACATTGACAAcacaatgtaattataatacacGCCctcatgtaaatattttgtatatttacttcaaaaataacggtacaatatttaatttgtaactcTATCGTAGTTTCGAAAGGGAGAAGAGCAAAGGCTCACTGCGAGTCTAGCTGAGAGAGGGGAAGTCCTTGCTGTCGTCCACCTTAGGCGGCGCCGTGGTCTGGCGCAGCACTGGACGCTCCTCGGGCTGCGGCTCTTCGCGGGGCGGAGCGCCCCTGCCGCGACCACGACCGCGTCCGCGCCCGCGTCCACCtgggccgccgcgccgcgcctggTCGTTGAACGTGAACTCAATGCCGAGCACGCGTTTTTGGCGGCCCACACGCTGCGGATAGTCCGACAGGTCATATTCCTCGTCGCTGTCCTCGTCCTCGCCGCGCTCGCCCTCCTTCTTACGCTCGAGCATCACCAAGTTCTTCCACTGGCTGAGGTCCTCTCCCTCGCCGGCCTTGCGCAGGTTGTACTGCGGCTGGGTGCGCTGTGCGTTGCGCAGCGCCTTGTACTCGTCGAGGGTGAGCTCGCGCGGCTCCTCCTCGGTGGGGGCGGCGCGCTCCGGCTCGGGCTGCTGTCCATCGCCGGCGCCAGCCTCGGGCGCCTTTCTCTTCTGTCGCCTCGCCCTCGGAGCCCGTCTTGTTAAACTCATCAATCTCGTCCTTGAGCGTGCCCCAGTTGTGCGGGCCGGCGCCCTCGCGCTTGTCGACCGGTTTCACGCCGGTCTTGTCGGATCCCGATCTCCTGTCGAACTCGCGCTTGCCCCGATTGTCATAGGGAGGCCGCGGCCCGCGCGGTCCGTCGCGAGGCTCACGCGGCGGTCTCGGTCCCCGGCGCTCTGCACCTTCGGGATTGTCGCTGAAGTTGCGCCGCTCGAAGTTGGGGCGACGGTCTCCAAACTCACGTCTTGGAGGGCCGCGGCGCCCCTTCCTTGTTCTCCACGGTGCCGTTCTGCGGCCGGTCTTCACGGCGGCGAGGCGGCGGGCGTTCCGCATTGCGCTCATTCGGCCGTGCTGGGCCCTTGCTCTTTAGTTGTTCGCCGCTCTTGATGTCCTGAGACTTCACATTTTGAGTCTCCTTGATTCCCTTCCGGGCGGGAGCAGTACCGCCTTTGGCGGGTTTCACCTCAGGTTTGCCTTTGTTCTCTTTTTTTCGGCATCTTTTGGTCTTTCTTTTTGAGCTCTTTCGCCTGCTCACGCGCTTTTAACGCATCAAGAGGATCGGACTCATCGTCCAAGAAAAGAGCATATCTGTTCACGACTCCCACACCGTAGGAATTCTCCATTGTGATCCTCTTGATGATTTAATCACACTAGAACTGGATGTTATTGGATTATTTTCACACACTTTAGTAAGGCGACattttgtcttattttattgatttcatttaatatggCGGACAAAGCGAACACACTACTACGCCATATGACGAAAGGAATAGAGAAAAGATTGGAGATGGCGGAAcacttttttaaaaactttgtcTATGGTACATCACcaacaaataaaacaagttgACATTCTCGACGTAAGTCTAACATGCGACCTACTTGCCGATAAATgtaatatactttataaaatatatccaatattattatattattattatttataagataactgtaatttataaattatttataattctaaacttgcgattataataaatgtaatgttaCTATTTGCAAAAGTTTTATGAAATGTTAGgatgtctgtctgtatgtttacTTATAAGCAAAGACTTAAAAACATTTCTTCGAAGAATATTATGAATCGACTATTTGCATGAATTATTGTATAGAAATTACCAAGAATTTGATTGAtggttttaagtaaaaatattttttttatattactagacTTACTAGATTTTACTCGTggctttcccgctacaaaagtcactaaatctttatatttttccatagcACCATCTGTACCACGTCTACACCATTTATCtcaa
This genomic window from Manduca sexta isolate Smith_Timp_Sample1 chromosome 17, JHU_Msex_v1.0, whole genome shotgun sequence contains:
- the LOC119189603 gene encoding LOW QUALITY PROTEIN: plasminogen activator inhibitor 1 RNA-binding protein-like (The sequence of the model RefSeq protein was modified relative to this genomic sequence to represent the inferred CDS: deleted 3 bases in 3 codons) → MENSYGVGVVNRYALFLDDESDPLDALKAREQAKELKKKDQKMRKKENKGKPEVKPAKGGTAPARKGIKETQNVKSQDIKSGEQLKSKGPARPNERNAERPPPRRREDRPQNGTVENKEGAPRPPRREFGDRRPNFERRNFSDNPEGAERRGPRPPREPRDGPRGPRPPYDNRGKREFDRRSGSDKTGVKPVDKREGAGPHNWGTLKDEIDEFNKTGSEGEATEEKAPEAGAGDGQQPEPERAAPTEEEPRELTLDEYKALRNAQRTQPQYNLRKAGEGEDLSQWKNLVMLERKKEGERGEDEDSDEEYDLSDYPQRVGRQKRVLGIEFTFNDQARRGGPGGRGRGRGRGRGRGAPPREEPQPEERPVLRQTTAPPKVDDSKDFPSLS